From the genome of Syngnathus acus chromosome 24, fSynAcu1.2, whole genome shotgun sequence, one region includes:
- the cgrrf1 gene encoding cell growth regulator with RING finger domain protein 1 isoform X1, with product MAGGFLITLYEYSPLFYISVVSLCFVITAALVLGWVGFDVPVILRSSDDTESILPTPEKQMVQVTNPFSLEMGSGSASVANGVWLKPYCLEPCILSCFWGCDVSALQRALQAHQGVTRLSNPQHFREALHGFYHHCQSIYIRSEDREERFTCIPPEQALSDFGPLPRQRYPLVAVLTLAEQEARDTYNIVASVTVIHVPDNKYNLSSRILFQHLLTSQGNMYELKALFMSANSGGESGHPTDPIVRPSEPEEEEETGKEVEDEEDDKGLSERQGRDCVVCQNAAINRVLLPCRHACVCDSCFSHFSHCPICRAFIQESFALTLGSAAFEQ from the exons ATGGCAGGAGGTTTCTTAATTACATTGTATGAGTACTCGCCACTCTTCTATATTAGTgtggtttctttgtgttttgttatTACCGCTGCCTTGGTCCTCGGATG GGTTGGTTTTGATGTCCCAGTTATCTTGCGTAGCTCTGATGACACCGAGTCCATCCTACCTACTCCCGAAAAGCAAATGGTTCAAGTGACAAATCCTTTTTCCCTCGAGATGGGTTCTGGATCCGCATCTGTTGCAA ATGGTGTGTGGTTGAAGCCATATTGTTTGGAGCCGTGTATCTTGAGCTGTTTCTGGGGTTGTGATGTCAGTGCCCTGCAGCGAGCATTGCAGGCCCACCAGGGTGTCACCAGGTTGAGCAACCCCCAGCATTTCCGGGAGGCGTTACACGGCTTCTATCATCACTGCCAGAGCATCTA TATCAGGAGTGAAGACAGAGAAGAACGCTTCACTTGTATTCCACCTGAACAGGCACTCTCAGATTTTGGCCCATTGCCCAGACAACGCTATCCTCTCGTGGCTGTGTTGACCTTGGCGGAACAAGAAGCTCGAGACACATATAATATT GTGGCCAGTGTCACTGTAATTCATGTACCTGATAATAAATACAACCTGTCCTCAAGGATTCTCTTCCAACACCTTCTCACCTCACAGGGGAACATGTACGAATTAAAA GCTCTTTTTATGTCAGCTAATAGCGGTGGAGAATCTGGTCATCCTACCGACCCGATTGTCCGTCCCAGTGAgcctgaggaggaagaagagactGGAAAAGAGGTAgaggatgaggaagatgaTAAAGGCTTGTCAGAGAGACAGGGCAGAGACTGTGTAGTGTGTCAAAATGCAGCTATCAATAGAGTGTTGCTGCCTTGTAGacatgcttgtgtgtgtgacagttGTTTTTCACACTTTTCACACTGTCCCATATGTAGAGCTTTCATTCAGGAATCATTTGCCCTGACTCTTGGTTCTGCTGCATTTGAACAATGA
- the cgrrf1 gene encoding cell growth regulator with RING finger domain protein 1 isoform X2: MSRVGFDVPVILRSSDDTESILPTPEKQMVQVTNPFSLEMGSGSASVANGVWLKPYCLEPCILSCFWGCDVSALQRALQAHQGVTRLSNPQHFREALHGFYHHCQSIYIRSEDREERFTCIPPEQALSDFGPLPRQRYPLVAVLTLAEQEARDTYNIVASVTVIHVPDNKYNLSSRILFQHLLTSQGNMYELKALFMSANSGGESGHPTDPIVRPSEPEEEEETGKEVEDEEDDKGLSERQGRDCVVCQNAAINRVLLPCRHACVCDSCFSHFSHCPICRAFIQESFALTLGSAAFEQ, encoded by the exons GGTTGGTTTTGATGTCCCAGTTATCTTGCGTAGCTCTGATGACACCGAGTCCATCCTACCTACTCCCGAAAAGCAAATGGTTCAAGTGACAAATCCTTTTTCCCTCGAGATGGGTTCTGGATCCGCATCTGTTGCAA ATGGTGTGTGGTTGAAGCCATATTGTTTGGAGCCGTGTATCTTGAGCTGTTTCTGGGGTTGTGATGTCAGTGCCCTGCAGCGAGCATTGCAGGCCCACCAGGGTGTCACCAGGTTGAGCAACCCCCAGCATTTCCGGGAGGCGTTACACGGCTTCTATCATCACTGCCAGAGCATCTA TATCAGGAGTGAAGACAGAGAAGAACGCTTCACTTGTATTCCACCTGAACAGGCACTCTCAGATTTTGGCCCATTGCCCAGACAACGCTATCCTCTCGTGGCTGTGTTGACCTTGGCGGAACAAGAAGCTCGAGACACATATAATATT GTGGCCAGTGTCACTGTAATTCATGTACCTGATAATAAATACAACCTGTCCTCAAGGATTCTCTTCCAACACCTTCTCACCTCACAGGGGAACATGTACGAATTAAAA GCTCTTTTTATGTCAGCTAATAGCGGTGGAGAATCTGGTCATCCTACCGACCCGATTGTCCGTCCCAGTGAgcctgaggaggaagaagagactGGAAAAGAGGTAgaggatgaggaagatgaTAAAGGCTTGTCAGAGAGACAGGGCAGAGACTGTGTAGTGTGTCAAAATGCAGCTATCAATAGAGTGTTGCTGCCTTGTAGacatgcttgtgtgtgtgacagttGTTTTTCACACTTTTCACACTGTCCCATATGTAGAGCTTTCATTCAGGAATCATTTGCCCTGACTCTTGGTTCTGCTGCATTTGAACAATGA
- the ddhd1b gene encoding phospholipase DDHD1b, producing MSSMKDKATMRQQSSDNNSVSSSEWDMANDVFVSGYDENPMGVETRNGDSDPGEPGLDGHIPLLPQDGIILGLSEEEYSSPSYLDIEPNYTESDGNVSTKKRIRSNSSRHRGEIVTELGPEEVRWFYKEDKRTWKPFVGHDSLKIETAYGRFSEQNPDKVKRHSEPVDTEGKDATTSGEIQPDESVDECGVQNESAVRQRPSVSDETRDLGENRINMEAVCVRGGLYEVDIREKECYPVYWNQQDRIPVMRGQWFIDGTWLPLEEDESDMIEQEHLARFRGQQMRDTYEMEAVTTTVDSKDAIHSLKLSRSHVDWHSVDLVYLYSDATTSKIARTVTQKLGFSKASSSGTRLHRGYVEEAAPEDTPPETTHIVFVVHGIGQKMDQGRIIRNTSMMRDAARKMEEKHFPNRTTEHVEFLPVEWRSKLALDGDTVDTITPDKLRGLRDMLNSSAMDIMYYTSPLYRDEITRGLTLELNRLYSLFCSRNPDFEKNGKVSIVSHSLGCVITFDIMTGWDPVRFHHSQVPDPEETKARWPSDEERHLQEQLRLTRLRLRDLEDQFQGLQTLSCVAIPALKFKVENFFCMGSPLAVFLALRGIRPGSNVVQDHILPTSICKRLFNLFHPTDPVAYRLEPLILKHYSNIAPVQIHWYNTTSPTAYDHIRPTLLNLAKETTAISDSESLPSPCTSPPQARRHYGESITNLGKASIMGAASIGKGIGGILFSRFSRSSGQVGGVEEEPSDFEGRTTEVDNAAGEKPLLPESDEKEKQVEDEGGEIEQAMSQSTSVVLDQTTLELERRIDFELREGLVESRYWSAVTSHTAYWCSYDVALFLLTFMYRPQDPPETAEDNTDPA from the exons ATGAGCAGTATGAAGGACAAAGCGACTATGCGCCAGCAGAGCTCGGATAATAActcagtgagcagcagtgaaTGGGACATGGCAAATGATGTTTTCGTGTCCGGCTACGACGAGAACCCGATGGGAGTGGAAACCCGCAACGGGGACAGTGACCCAGGAGAACCCGGCTTGGATGGACACATTCCGCTTTTACCACAGGACGGCATAATACTGGGCCTGTCTGAAGAAGAATACTCGAGCCCATCGTATTTGGACATCGAGCCGAACTACACGGAAAGTGACGGCAACGTGTCAACCAAGAAACGCATACGTTCAAACAGCTCTCGGCACAGGGGTGAGATCGTCACGGAGCTGGGCCCGGAGGAGGTCAGGTGGTTTTACAAAGAGGACAAGCGGACGTGGAAACCTTTCGTTGGACATGACTCGTTAAAAATTGAGACCGCCTATGGGAGGTTCAGTGAGCAGAACCCTGATAAGGTTAAACGCCACAGTGAGCCCGTCGATACCGAGGGCAAAGACGCAACCACGTCCGGCGAGATCCAGCCAGACGAGAGCGTGGATGAGTGTGGTGTTCAAAATGAGTCGGCGGTCCGGCAACGGCCTTCTGTGTCCGACGAGACGAGGGACCTGGGCGAAAATAGAATTAACATGGAggcagtgtgtgtgagaggaGGCCTCTATGAGGTGGACATCAGAGAGAAGGAATGCTACCCTGTGTACTGGAACC AGCAAGATCGCATTCCCGTGATGAGAGGTCAGTGGTTCATCGATGGAACCTGGCTTCCTTTAGAGGAAGATGAGAGTGACATGATTGAGCAAGAGCACCTTGCTCGTTTCCGCGGTCAACAAATGAGGGACACCTATGAAATGGAGGCAGTGACCACCACAGTAGACAGCAaagatg CTATTCACAGTTTGAAGCTGAGCCGCAGCCACGTTGACTGGCACAGTGTGGATTTGGTGTACCTTTACAGCGACGCGACCACGTCCAAGATTGCACGAACTGTTACTCAGAAACTGGGCTTTTCTAAAG CTTCCAGCAGCGGGACACGTCTCCACAGAGGGTACGTAGAGGAGGCAGCACCTGAGGACACTCCACCTGAAACCACTCACATCGTGTTTGTGGTGCATGGCATCGGTCAGAAAATGGACCAGGGTCGTATTATTAGAAACACTAGCAT GATGAGAGATGCTGCCAGAAAGATGGAGGAGAAGCACTTTCCTAATCGCACCACAGAGCATGTTGAATTCCTTCCTGTCGAATGGCGGTCGAAACTGGCTCTTGATGGAG ACACGGTGGACACCATCACTCCAGACAAACTTAGAGGTCTTAGAGACATGTTGAACAGCAGCGCCATGGACATCATGTACTACACTAGTCCGCTTTACAGAGACGAG ATTACCCGTGGCCTGACACTGGAGCTGAACCGTCTTTACTCACTTTTCTGCTCAAGAAATccagattttgaaaaaaatggaaaggtTTCCATCGTGTCACACTCGTTAGGTTGTGTCATAACCTTTGACATCATGACGGGCTGGGACCCTGTGCGCTTTCATCATTCTCAAGTGCCAGATCCAGAAGAAACAAAGGCCCGCTGGCCAAGTGATGAAGAGCGCCATCTTCAGGAGCAGCTCAGACTCACACGCCTCAG GTTGAGAGATTTGGAGGATCAATTCCAGGGTCTGCAGACCTTGTCTTGTGTTGCAATTCCAGCTTTAAAATTCAAG GTGGAAAATTTCTTCTGCATGGGCTCCCCACTGGCTGTATTCTTGGCATTACGAGGCATCCGTCCTGGTAGCAATGTCGTGCAGGACCATATCCTCCCCACCTCAATCTGCAAACgcctttttaatttatttcatccCACTGACCCAGTG GCATACAGATTGGAGCCTCTTATTTTAAAGCACTACAGTAACATTGCACCTGTTCAAATCCACTG GTACAACACCACCAGCCCCACGGCATATGATCACATTCGCCCCACACTGCTAAACCTCGCCAAGGAGACGACAGCTATATCAGACTCAGAAAGCCTTCCCAGCCCTTGCACCTCCCCGCCCCAAGCACGACGACACTATGGCGAGTCCATCACCAATCTGGGCAAGGCCAGCATCATGG GTGCTGCAAGTATCGGAAAGGGAATCGGAGGAATCCTGTTTTCTCGCTTTTCTCGATCCAGCGGCCAGGTGGGTGGTGTGGAGGAAGAGCCCTCAGATTTTGAGGGTCGAACCACAGAGGTGGATAACGCAGCAGGAGAGAAGCCACTGCTCCCCGAAAGTGATGAGAAGGAGAAACAAGTAGAAGACGAGGGTGGGGAAATTGAGCAAGCAATGTCTCAATCCACTTCAGTGGTCTTGGACCAAACCACCT TGGAGCTGGAAAGACGCATCGACTTTGAGCTGCGAGAGGGCTTGGTTGAGAGCCGCTATTGGTCAGCGGTGACGTCACATACAGCCTATTGGTGCTCTTATGATGTGGCGCTTTTTCTCCTTACTTTCATGTATAGACCCCAAGACCCGCCTGAGACTGCTGAGGACAACACCGATCccgcctaa
- the LOC119118173 gene encoding N-lysine methyltransferase KMT5A-like: MDIVKNWKPSPRLMLETDPRISTHVTHQDWRGLVITNFLGGTRLGVATMAHFYKGDIVCDYHGKLITAEEGETMMKEQNIQPGLLFFFKVGGKHLCIDAHTSPCECHPERETFGRQINNSRKQPNLKAKQRTVIVDGQKQHIILFKAIKDIGVSEEIRFDYSKNLLQVEGLDMEWQED; encoded by the exons ATGGATATTGTGAAGAACTGGAAACCATCCCCCAGATTGATGCTGGAGACAGACCCAAGAATCAGCACACATGTTACTCACCAGGACTGGAGAGGGCTGGTGATCACAAATTTCTTGGGAGGAACACGGCTGG gtgtGGCTACAATGGCGCACTTCTACAAAGGTGACATCGTCTGCGACTATCACGGGAAGCTGATCACAGCCGAGGAGGGGGAAACCATGATGAAAGAGCAAAACATCCAGCCCGGCttgctcttcttttttaaGGTTGGTGGGAAGCATCTATGTATCGATGCGCATACCTCCCCGTGTGAGTGCCACCCCGAAAGGGAAACATTTGGCCGGCAAATTAATAATTCGAGGAAGCAGCCTAATCTCAAAGCCAAGCAACGCACAGTGATTGTGGATGGCCAGAAGCAACACATCATCCTCTTCAAGGCCATAAAGGACATTGGTGTCAGTGAAGAAATCCGTTTTGATTATAGCAAAAACTTGCTTCAGGTTGAAGGACTGGACATGGAGTGGCAGGAGGATTAG
- the psmc6 gene encoding 26S proteasome regulatory subunit 10B, whose protein sequence is MADNREKALQDYRKKLLEHKEVDGRLKELREQLREQTKQYEKSENDLKALQSVGQIIGEVLKQLTEEKFIVKATNGPRYVVGCRRQLDKSQLKPGTRVALDMTTLTIMRYLPREVDPLVYNMSHEDPGSVSYSEIGGLSEQIRELREVIELPLTNPELFQRVGIIPPKGCLLYGPPGTGKTLLARAVASQLDCNFLKVVSSSIVDKYIGESARLIREMFNYARDHQPCIIFMDEIDAIGGRRFSEGTSADREIQRTLMELLNQMDGFDTLHRVKMIMATNRPDTLDPALLRPGRLDRKIHIELPNEQARLDILKIHSSPITKHGEIDYEAIVKLSDGFNGADLRNVCTEAGLFAIRADREYVTQEDFMKAVRKVADSKKLESKLDYKPV, encoded by the exons ATGGCGGACAACAGGGAGAAAGCGCTGCAAGATTACCGTAAAAAATTATTGGAACACAAGGAAGTAGACGGGCGGTTAAAAGAAC tgaGAGAACAGCTTCGAGAACAAACTAAACAGTATGAAAAGTCAGAGAATGACCTCAAAGCTCTGCAGAGTGTTGGTCAG ATTATTGGAGAAGTCCTCAAACAGCTGACAGAAGAGAAAT TCATTGTCAAGGCCACAAATGGTCCTCGATATGTGGTTGGATGTCGCCGACAG TTGGACAAGTCACAATTGAAGCCAGGCACCAGAGTGGCTTTGGATATGACTACGCTGACTATAATGAG gtatcTGCCACGAGAGGTGGACCCTCTGGTGTACAATATGTCCCATGAAGACCCCGGTAGCGTCTCCTACTCTGAAATTGGTGGATTGTCGGAACAGATCCGTGAGCTGAGAGAG GTGATAGAGCTGCCCCTGACCAATCCCGAGCTTTTCCAGAGAGTTGGAATTATCCCCCCAAAAGGCTGCCTGCTCTATGGGCCTCCAG GTACTGGGAAGACACTTCTGGCCAGGGCGGTTGCAAGTCAGCTGGACTGTAACTTTCTCAAG GTGGTGTCCAGCTCCATCGTTGACAAATACATCGGTGAGAGCGCCAGGCTCATCAGAGAGATGTTCAACTATGCCAGGGACCATCAGCCTTGCATCATCTTCATGGATGAGATTGATGCCATTG GCGGTCGACGTTTCTCTGAGGGAACCTCTGCCGACAGAGAGATCCAGAGGACTTTGATGGAG TTGCTGAaccagatggatggatttgataCACTACACAGAGTCAAGATGATCATGGCAACAAACAGACCCGACACTCTGGACCCTGCCCTGTTGCGACCCGGCCGGCTTGACCGCAAAATCC ACATCGAGCTCCCCAATGAACAGGCTCGTCTGGACATTCTCAAAATCCACTCCAGTCCCATCACCAAGCATGGCGAAATAG ACTATGAAGCCATTGTGAAGCTGTCGGACGGGTTCAACGGAGCTGATTTAAGAAATGTTTGCACAGAAGCAG GTTTGTTTGCCATCCGCGCCGACAGAGAGTACGTCACACAAGAAGACTTCATGAAAGCTGTGCGAAAAGTGGCAGATTCAAAGAAGCTGGAGTCCAAGCTGGACTACAAGCCTGTATAG